The sequence below is a genomic window from Harmonia axyridis chromosome 1, icHarAxyr1.1, whole genome shotgun sequence.
TAACCACAAGAGGCATATTTGGGCAAATCAATACAGCAGTCTGTAAGTATAGGTATAGGTATTTTTTAAAAATGTGAATGTGTCAACTTGAAGTTAAAAGCAGATATATCATCTGTACTATATGTCTGAGAATATAGCACACCAAACCTGGGATATCCAATCCTTGACAGTAGCATTCAACTCTATTTTCATACTCTATTTGTTCTCTAGATCTTATAAGCATATTGTCACCCGCTTCTGTGAAATCCCCCCTAGAGCATGCAAAAATCCTGTGTTCGAATAGTCTTTGTACAGCTATCAAAGATAATTAATTTGTTACGAggcaaataattgaaaatttacgGATACCTTCAGCTTTTCCTCTCTTGCTAAATGAGGGTCCAACCACATATTCTAACATAGTGCGAGGAAATTGCCAACCGAGTACAGATCCACACTTAACCACAAGTTGTTCAGAGTATAATAGAGAATCGAATGTTTTGATAACGTACACCTCTTCAGTCTGTTCTTGGTGTTTGTCAAAATTTAGAAAACCTTGAGTTGTAATACACGCCTTCACTTCCTGGTGGCAATCGAACAGTTTCTTAATTTCCTCTCTTATTCTGATGTCAGTAAACTCGTCCTAGAAAAGATTAAAAGAAATAACAGTAGCCAATAAGATTTCTTACagtattgaacaatatttgtaatataatgcaattcaatttatttccttcaaaatagAGTATAGATTAACCAAAATCTATACATATTGCAGCTAGAATGAGTTTCGATCACATTAGCCTAGGCATGATTGCTCATCTGCCATTGCCCAATCAGAGAAATTTTAAgttgaatgtacagggtgggcaaataagcgaggtaagcggctatatctcaggatccactcatcgtagagacttgcggtaaaaattcttaccactaaagtgtacaagaaaacgcactggaaattgttttgaagttcatacctctaccgctagggggcttaatagctatcgtcgagtagaaaaaagaaattcactcgaaaatgtttcatataaagttgaagaaaaaatatcatcactgtaatccttggaaaattctctatctttttgaattgtcactttctattttacgacatcaaataagggtaggggaaagggaggaatcttactgattgaaatgcctgttaCTTCAGTTTGCCTcaaaatttttgagcaaattagatctcgtctgagagataatatcttgttgattgaggatatcaacaagatattatctcttatttgcccaccctgtacatttatttgaaatttcaagtgaaaaaaacaaaaaaatttcaacaaattaagattaaAATTGGGATTTCAGTTGATTGGCTAGATCTATTGTTCTAATAACCCAGTCCCCAGGAGATCGTTTATCATGTAGACGAACCGAAAACATTTTTAAAAGCCATCTGCTGACAGGACCCTAAATCCCCTAAGTTTTGTCTtgttatataagaaaataatgattatttttgtGATAATACAATGCAATAAAAGGAAAGAGGACTTTACATATTTCCAAGTGAACTCACCCTGCAACTATCGACAAATTTAAACCAAGGATCACCAAGATTATTTTCCTCAGTTTGTTCCTCCATAATTCTCTTCCAAACCATTAACTGATTATCGGTCAGTCTACGAACAAAAAAATCAGCAACAATACTTTGGTATTTTGCCTTTTCTCACCTCATCATCATGTACAAAGGCGGGACAACTAGGCCATTATCATATACTTGCCTATAGGTCATAGGTTTTGTAATAATAGCCTCTGCCTGTTGTAAGCATATTAAAAAATTCTTTATCCAACCAGGGTTTCCATTGCTCTTTGACTGTATCGCACTTCAAATCAAGATTCAATCAGAATCAATGGGGATTATGAATACTAGAACTATACAGGAAGGCCCAACACAAACTTTTCTATGTCTACTTCGATTTAAGTTATGAAGTTTTCAGAGTCTTTTTTCAacaggggttgtccattaatcacgtgaggcttgaaaggggggggaggggtttgataaaaatcacgaaaatatcactaGGGGGAGGgagggtgtagtaagatatcacgtgtatttattttttcgtcaaacgcgcgatttttaaacaaatattaagcggaacggcgcggcgtgtaatgaccttgactacattaaatatattcatgtactagtacaatacatttttttcctatgattacactctttgtttattattattgttatggcaatcaaaaaaaacttgcaacctggtgtagacatttttattatggtccttaatttcagaataaaataagattatagtttatacctgtatttaaattaagataatattcagaaaattttaagattcgttgtaggtactaaaaatacacgtgatgttgagaagggggagggggggtggtcttaaacctcactacgtatcaccaatgggggagggggggttgaaaaatgctaaaaaaagatcacgtgattaatggacaaccccacAGAAGGTAGAAGTCAtaatttcaacataaataaaaatttaacatgatagaaaaaattgaagattgCTTTGAAAGTGCCTGTGAAGTTCTCTTGAAAATAACACATGGTTTAtttcattaatgatttttcaacttGACATTATGCATATTTTACATAGgcgattttcaatgaaatgttcaattttgatgaattcCACCACTTGTTAAAAACCAGTTAAAAAACAAGCAAACGGATAACAAATGAATATATGTGTATTATAGCTTTTGAATTACTCCATTTTAATGTGactatttgttttattattcaaaaccTCCACCTTCTTTGGTTAGGCCTGCCTGTAGCCAAACATTGCATACTTTTCTAATTCTGGTGGAATTGCCTCAACTTCGATCATCTGGCAAGCAAGTGCAGCTTGATACATTTTGTCTAACGGTTGCAATCTCAAATATGTCACTCTCTTGGATTTGAAAACCCATCTTCGTGTTTCAGATTTACTCTTCTTATGAGGTCGCATTGATCCAACCATGAATATATTCCTGACCTTCAAAATTTGCTGAAGTACTTGCCATGTCACATCATCCATTATCATCATTTtctcaataacaaaaatttgagGCCATTTGAATACCTCAAAGTAAATATATTGAATacgaaacgaaaaaaataaataagattaCACCTTACTATAAATGCTAGATACTGCAGTACCACACCAACATATATCACTTTGTCTTCTTCAGTCGAATTAAGGTAGTATTCAGACATTGGAAAATTTATCTCAAACACTTCATTCAATGAGCAAAGGTAATTTTTCTGCTCAAAATCAGCCAAGTACGATTTGAATGTTTCCAGTTTCAAATGTTTAGGAGCTTTTGGAGCAATTCCCATAGGCACAAAAAACATTTGCTTAAGAACATTGTAAGGATTCTACAAAAAAGTAATTTCACACAAATAATTCAGCAAAACAAAGTTATCACTTAGACTAGTAACAATGAAAAATGTGACTTACATGTGTTGcattttctgctgaaattaCTTGAAAAGAGAGATCAGGGGGAGTGATATACATAAATTCTTCCACTAATCGGGTTTTCCCTAATTTTGCTTCACCTTCTATTAAAATCATTTTGATTAATCTTTCAGATTTCCCATCAGAGTTGCACGATtctaagaaaattttcaatagtcTTTTATAAAGGTGTAATTCTTCGCTTCTACCTAATATTGGATATGTTGGAACAGTCAATATTTTACTTGCATCActgaaataataatagaaaaGTTTCCTCAGTGCAAGAaacataaacaataaaaaattaataaagcaataaaacattttaatcTATTTATAAATTGTAGAAAAGCAACAAATTCCTATTTAAAAGTGACAGTTTCAGAAATTAGTCAGAGTATAATATTATGTATTCTTGTTATCGagccaaatttgaaaaaaatggttttaaaTATTCAGAGCAATAAAAGGTGAATAGAACTCACAAAATTGCATATTTAAATTCATATACAGGTCCTGGATTTTTTATGCCCTTGAGATGTATAAATTTCTGTTGTTCGAAGTAAGATTCTCTCATTTTGCAATTTatgaaagtttcattacaaCATGTCACTTTATCAGGATAAGCCACCATGAGCCTAGCAGCTTTATTAACAGTCAGGCCTATAACTGTGTACTCCCTTCTTAAGGTATGTCCAAAGACTCCGCAATATGTcttccctgaaaaaaaattgtagtatCTTCTAGAAATGTAAGTTGACATTAACAAACCTGTAGAAATACCAATTGAGACATTTTTAACTTTTGATAAGACATAGAGATCTTCATAAATCAATCCTGCGCACCTTAAAGCATTACGGCACTCTAAATCTTTTTTCAGTCCTCTTAGTCCGAAGATAATAACACACATAAGATCTTTATCAAAGTATGATACTTTATTGATGCATCcactgaatttttgaatatgactggaaattttcactttttgaaGCTTTCAATTacgaaaatgataaaataatgtGAATGTATACTCGGAAGAGCCTCACATTGTGATGATTCTGTAGATTCTCTTGACAAGGCTTATAAGAGAGTCAAACGTCATAGAATGGGGCACAATATTGATCATGAGTACAGTCACTTGTCTCAATTCTGTCAAATATTCTAAAGGTTCATTTAATTCAATCCTTTGCATTACAGGAGGgatgataaattttttcaaattgtcatAGAGTTTCTCTGCATTATTAACGGCTTCGTTAACAACAGGCCTCACTGAAACGAACTCATTAGAAATTTTTCCTTATAGTCACAATTATGAAAATGTATTACTGAAAAGAAAACATTTAGTAGGAATGTATTTGATGATGGGCTATGCCTTACAATCGAATTCCTTTATTCAAATTGCTTCCTTAGGAGTACAGCttttttcaactcaaatttagaatatgtaaataaataatttcaacaatataattaaaaaataattggttttcgatatttttgaaaattttatttttaattgtataaaaaactacataaaatttccaatattcAGGAATGCATATGAAAACAAATTCTTCAGATAAAATATAATGGCATAAACGCTACCATTTCTTGataatttcgtaaaaaaaaGATACTCACATACAAATATAAACATACAATTTGTTCAATTcatctaaaaaaataaaaacattttcaacaatcacaattaaaattttttgtcaCTCTTTCACAAAGGAATTTCACGATTTGCTACTGGTCACAGAAGTAACTGCAAATGCCTGCTTCTTCAGTTCTTCAAACATATTTCGAATAGACTGTTTATTTTTTAATGTACTTTGATTATTGTCATTACTCCGTTTGAATTGCCCTTCTGATAATGTTGTTGGTTCACCAGAAGGCAAATCCTGAAATGATTTAAAATCTTTTTGGGTAAACATAGGATTTTCACTGGTAGCTAATGAAAGATTCGATTGATTTTCACTTTcattattctctttttctttcaTCACCCAGGCGTTTTCAGTTTCTAGTGAATTAGAACTGGGCAACTCAGTTAAGGCATTATTATGTATATCCATCAACTGTTCGTTGACTACATCCTGAAGTTGAGACATTTCAGACCGAATCTCACTTATCTGCTTATCTCTAACAGTGAGAATtgctatatatttttctttttccataTTAGCCAGTGCCAGCTGGTGTTTCAATTTAGTACACTCTTGTTCTGCTTTCAATTGTACTTGCTTCAATTCTTGTGTTACAGTCTTAAGTTCATAGCTTGTATGGACAGATTGGGAGTCAACTACATCCGTCAGTTTGTTAACTTGAAGCTGCAGCTCATTCTTCTCTTCTTCTAacctaataatttttgaattaaaatcTGTACTTGAAGAAATTGTAacatattgttgaaaaaaaaaattaattcaatgatAACTTACCTTTGAATGGTTACTGATACTAGCTGGTCGGTCTGTATTTCTAAATCACCTACCCtcttcttcaaaaatttcacaTTCTCTCTTTCTGTCTTCAATTGCTCTTCCAAATCCTCCTTCTCACTTTTCAATCTCCCACAAAGCATCTCCATTTGCCTACAACTTGACTCAAGTTTCTTAGTACTTCCttccataattttttgaattatttccgcATCTTCATATTTCTGAACAGTTTGACAACTTCTGTTCATTTTTGGTTTTCGAATTTCTTCCTCAGCCCTTTTAGCCTGAAGAACAGAGTTGGAACTGGAGGATTTTCTAATTGGAATGGCATCAGAGGAATGTTGTAGTTTAATTGCAGATGCTATCTCAGGAGGAACTCTAGTAAGCGCATGTTGCATATCCATTATAATTTGTTGTAAATTATTGTCTTCGGGTAGATCAGTTTGTAACTTAAATTGTAGTTCCCTTGCTAAAAAATGAAGCGTCCTCAATGGATCAAAACTGCTGAATTTTGAAGGATTTTCATTATTTGTAGTTTGCAATAATCTTCCCCAGGGCTCTCTGTCACCTGCCGCATTGGATCTTGATCTAGGTTTGGATTTAATAGGTATTTCAACACCTGCATTCTCTACATATATTTCCTTGTGCATATTTATATTTCCTTCAGGTATACAAGCAGTGCAACCTTTAGCAGAATTTATATTCTGAGATCTGCCAGGAGGAGGCTTcgtctttgaatatttattaacaCTTGATTTTGGTTTCATATTGTTTGTAGTCGTCTTAATTCCTGATGTTGAAAATGAAGATTTTTCTTTACGAAATAACCTAGACATGTAAGCTTCACAATTACTGGCTGTATCCATGCTTTGGTTTTGTGACTTTTTCATTTGACTGATGCTATTGTCACttatacgaaaatttttgtctgGAAAATCCAAGACAAATTCGTACACAATTGAATTCACTGGcagtattttgtttattttgaaattcaaataagtGCCAGTTATCATAGATTCTGTTGACATTTCACTTCTTTTTATTGTCACATTTTCTattgattttcattatttcggaaattgattattttcaaatggaaatgacGATTACTCTGTTACTATAACTATaagaaaaatagaaaacaaaattataattttaatggtGAAGTTTTTCTGAGAACAGAATTTGTCTTTTGTGCGCTCTAAAAGAAAAACCCTTAGAATAAATAATTCTATGTTCtgagaaaaaaacaaatataagaCTAGTACTGTgtgaaaaaacacaaatttattcaaaacaaaACTACGAGTTTCCTAAAAGTACATGAATTAGAAAATTTCCTCTTTATAGATAGCACCCATAGCCAAACAGAAATGAAAATGGCACTTTCCTTAACGTTATCCgacttatttgaatttttcttcgacTTACGTTAGGACTATGTCCTGATACATTTTTCAAGTTAATCCCATTTTAATATTGgatatattatataaaatttaaatactATCTGTTTTTTGGAATATATCAAAGTTCTTTCATATACATTATATGCAATCAAATCatatgaaaattatattaagtatttatttacaaatatacatcagatcaatatctgttaaaaaatatcacaaattgCAGTTGATTTAATATTCAATGGTTTATTCCAAAAGTATATCCCGTTTTACTTGTTCGGAAGCTGAGTGTTCGGGAGATACTTCcgacttcttcttctttttaggTGCATAACTCAAAGAGTCTTTATCAAAATCAAGAGCCATAACACCCAAGTCTCCACTATATCTATTTTTGGCAACTTGAAGATACTTTTTACCACGAGGACCTGTAAGTCTTTTATCCTGAATGAGGAGTACATTATCTGCTTCTTGAGAGGCTTTAGCTCCACCAAATATAGAGCTTGTGGTCAACTCTTCATCTACCCTTTCTTTTCTAGGATGAA
It includes:
- the LOC123688916 gene encoding myosin-1-like, translating into MSTESMITGTYLNFKINKILPVNSIVYEFVLDFPDKNFRISDNSISQMKKSQNQSMDTASNCEAYMSRLFRKEKSSFSTSGIKTTTNNMKPKSSVNKYSKTKPPPGRSQNINSAKGCTACIPEGNINMHKEIYVENAGVEIPIKSKPRSRSNAAGDREPWGRLLQTTNNENPSKFSSFDPLRTLHFLARELQFKLQTDLPEDNNLQQIIMDMQHALTRVPPEIASAIKLQHSSDAIPIRKSSSSNSVLQAKRAEEEIRKPKMNRSCQTVQKYEDAEIIQKIMEGSTKKLESSCRQMEMLCGRLKSEKEDLEEQLKTERENVKFLKKRVGDLEIQTDQLVSVTIQRLEEEKNELQLQVNKLTDVVDSQSVHTSYELKTVTQELKQVQLKAEQECTKLKHQLALANMEKEKYIAILTVRDKQISEIRSEMSQLQDVVNEQLMDIHNNALTELPSSNSLETENAWVMKEKENNESENQSNLSLATSENPMFTQKDFKSFQDLPSGEPTTLSEGQFKRSNDNNQSTLKNKQSIRNMFEELKKQAFAVTSVTSSKS